A region of Fibrobacterota bacterium DNA encodes the following proteins:
- a CDS encoding Rieske 2Fe-2S domain-containing protein codes for MEIRLDGIGAMAHGEARTFAFDRNGRPAQGFLIRHGEGYFAYLNQCRHWYVPLDLGDGDFYHPAADRIMCKTHGASYQVDTGLCDYGPCVGASLDAFPVSVQGDQALITVPG; via the coding sequence ATGGAGATCCGCCTCGACGGGATCGGCGCCATGGCCCATGGCGAAGCCCGAACCTTCGCCTTCGACCGCAACGGTCGCCCGGCGCAAGGCTTCCTCATCCGCCATGGAGAAGGATACTTCGCCTACCTCAACCAGTGCCGGCACTGGTACGTGCCTCTGGATCTCGGGGACGGGGATTTCTACCACCCCGCGGCCGACCGGATCATGTGCAAAACCCACGGGGCGTCCTACCAAGTCGACACGGGCCTCTGCGACTACGGGCCCTGCGTCGGTGCTTCCCTGGATGCCTTTCCCGTTTCCGTACAGGGCGATCAGGCCCTGATCACCGTGCCCGGCTGA
- a CDS encoding right-handed parallel beta-helix repeat-containing protein, whose translation MPFRSVIRPILAALACAAVSARAGATYYFAANGNDASDCQSLSAPCRTLDRLNALPQLPGASFLLRRGDRFPGSILAQGSGSLRDPMSFSAYGDGLPPIIDGGLPVSNWTLVSQGPTAWVYATDIPPETDGQPFALIKDNRVVPLARFPASGFIKIAGADSESLVLDPLALAGHPHAFAGTNLRVRALRRILSNRTVRGFDSATGRLTWDEALPKDPAPNAGAFFTDTPEGLDQPGSWYCYPEESPLPRDGHRLRLALAPDDAPAAHSLRIANAGYGIKGSGIANVRIAGIDFESQVSAALYFYDCVHVEIDSCGIRNAILTGIDFRGSGFAATGNLIEGALLAGISAQPDPDLNPLQTAETGARILGNRIARIGLFANLGRSGPDDDGEMGIGIRALGDGDHIGDNRIDSTACDGIRFLGKRDMVEGNSLRMTCLHLDEAGAIHAGPAQGPWGTEGSEVRGNLILSAPGSAAGTAGASTQAYGLFLDENASGIIAEGNFIAEADLGICIRRGRGHAIVGNVLYANRLAPLRDGRGPIPAGGTVGIAGATGAPLNHFQDNVLWNVWNGKSGFLPPASVAEARCVPDSAHPCPPTASAGNLACVEAGTSAICNGDATARYPGAPTSLLANRFREFAKAMAGDPDQKTRQAALQAILPIAKGK comes from the coding sequence ATGCCCTTTCGCTCCGTCATTCGCCCGATCCTGGCGGCCCTTGCCTGCGCCGCCGTTTCCGCGCGCGCTGGCGCCACCTATTACTTCGCCGCCAACGGGAACGACGCTTCGGATTGCCAATCCCTCTCAGCCCCTTGCCGCACCTTGGATCGACTGAACGCCCTTCCCCAATTGCCGGGCGCCTCTTTTTTGCTTCGCCGCGGAGATCGGTTCCCGGGATCGATACTGGCCCAAGGCTCAGGGTCCCTTCGTGATCCGATGTCATTTTCCGCGTATGGGGACGGATTGCCGCCCATCATCGATGGCGGCCTGCCCGTTTCGAACTGGACCTTGGTATCGCAAGGGCCAACGGCCTGGGTTTACGCCACCGACATCCCGCCGGAAACGGACGGCCAGCCCTTCGCCCTGATCAAGGACAATCGCGTGGTCCCCTTGGCGCGCTTCCCGGCCTCCGGGTTCATCAAGATCGCCGGCGCGGATTCCGAATCCCTGGTTCTCGACCCGTTGGCATTGGCCGGGCATCCCCATGCCTTCGCGGGGACTAACCTGCGGGTCCGCGCGCTCCGCCGCATCCTGTCGAACCGGACCGTGCGCGGCTTCGATTCGGCGACGGGCCGGCTCACCTGGGACGAGGCTCTACCCAAGGATCCCGCCCCGAACGCGGGAGCCTTTTTCACCGATACGCCCGAAGGGCTCGATCAACCCGGATCCTGGTACTGTTACCCGGAGGAGTCCCCGCTTCCCCGCGACGGGCATCGCCTTCGCCTAGCGCTCGCGCCCGATGACGCTCCGGCGGCCCATTCCCTGCGCATCGCCAATGCCGGCTACGGCATCAAGGGATCGGGAATCGCGAACGTCCGCATCGCCGGCATCGACTTCGAATCCCAGGTCTCCGCCGCCCTCTACTTTTACGATTGCGTCCACGTCGAGATCGATTCCTGCGGCATCCGCAATGCCATCCTGACGGGGATCGATTTCCGCGGGAGCGGGTTCGCGGCGACCGGCAACCTCATCGAAGGGGCATTGCTGGCCGGCATCTCGGCGCAGCCCGATCCGGATTTGAATCCTCTGCAAACCGCGGAGACGGGGGCCCGCATCCTCGGCAATCGCATCGCCCGCATCGGGTTGTTCGCGAACCTGGGACGCTCGGGCCCCGACGACGACGGGGAAATGGGTATCGGAATCCGCGCCTTGGGCGACGGCGATCACATCGGCGATAACCGCATCGATTCCACGGCTTGCGACGGGATCCGGTTCCTAGGCAAAAGGGACATGGTCGAGGGGAATTCGCTGCGCATGACCTGCCTGCATTTGGACGAAGCGGGGGCCATCCACGCCGGGCCGGCGCAGGGTCCGTGGGGCACGGAAGGCTCGGAGGTGCGGGGAAACCTGATCCTATCCGCGCCGGGAAGCGCGGCGGGAACCGCGGGCGCATCCACCCAGGCTTACGGATTGTTCCTGGACGAAAACGCTTCCGGGATTATCGCGGAAGGCAACTTCATCGCCGAGGCGGACTTGGGGATCTGCATCCGTAGGGGCCGGGGGCACGCCATCGTAGGCAATGTGCTTTACGCGAACCGCCTGGCGCCCTTGCGGGATGGCCGCGGGCCTATCCCTGCGGGCGGAACCGTAGGGATCGCGGGCGCCACCGGAGCGCCGCTTAACCATTTCCAGGATAACGTGCTTTGGAACGTGTGGAACGGAAAATCCGGATTCCTTCCGCCTGCGTCCGTCGCGGAAGCCCGTTGCGTGCCCGATTCCGCGCACCCATGCCCTCCGACCGCTAGCGCGGGCAATCTGGCCTGCGTAGAAGCGGGTACCTCGGCGATATGCAATGGGGACGCGACGGCGCGCTATCCGGGCGCCCCTACCAGCCTGCTCGCCAACCGGTTCCGCGAATTCGCCAAGGCCATGGCGGGGGATCCTGATCAGAAAACCCGGCAAGCCGCCCTGCAGGCGATATTGCCGATCGCCAAGGGCAAATAG
- a CDS encoding menaquinone biosynthesis protein — translation MDNLGGLRAPAPLVVGRLPFLVCAPFFHSTLPGTPGGAELPDVRFIDGVPRFLNGELAAGRVDAAPSSSFEYGLHPADYRLIPGISTSSTMEMKSVLFLSQVPWEGLDGVPIALSSDSATSNVLFRILCSRRFHVRPRLLGGGESATETEAREARGRVFIGDRALRESFSGRWAYRYDLADVWARWQDLPFSFGLWMIRRDALAAKAVAATRFRRALMASVAAFKADPASALALWTTAYPNDLPRDLMLGFYATADYGFGEKHASSLSIYYRLAHEEGFLPAVPELAFAPET, via the coding sequence ATGGACAACCTCGGCGGCCTTCGGGCGCCTGCCCCCCTGGTCGTGGGCCGCCTGCCTTTCCTGGTCTGCGCGCCTTTCTTCCATTCCACCTTGCCGGGAACCCCTGGCGGCGCGGAGCTTCCCGACGTGCGTTTCATCGACGGCGTCCCCCGTTTCCTCAATGGCGAATTGGCCGCCGGCCGCGTCGACGCCGCGCCTTCGTCCAGCTTCGAATACGGATTGCATCCCGCGGATTACCGTTTGATCCCCGGCATTTCCACCTCCAGCACCATGGAGATGAAATCCGTGCTGTTCCTTTCCCAGGTGCCTTGGGAAGGATTGGACGGCGTTCCGATCGCGCTCTCTTCCGACTCGGCGACCTCGAACGTGCTTTTCCGCATCCTCTGCTCCCGGCGTTTCCACGTCCGGCCGCGCCTGCTCGGCGGGGGAGAGTCGGCTACCGAAACGGAAGCCAGGGAGGCCCGGGGCCGCGTGTTCATCGGCGATCGCGCCTTGCGCGAATCCTTTTCCGGGAGATGGGCTTATCGATACGATCTCGCCGACGTGTGGGCGCGTTGGCAAGACCTGCCTTTCTCTTTCGGGTTGTGGATGATACGACGCGACGCCCTGGCCGCCAAGGCCGTGGCCGCGACGCGTTTCCGTCGCGCGCTCATGGCTTCCGTGGCTGCCTTCAAGGCCGATCCCGCTTCCGCCCTGGCCCTATGGACCACGGCCTATCCGAACGATCTGCCGCGGGATCTGATGTTAGGGTTCTACGCCACGGCCGATTACGGTTTCGGCGAAAAGCATGCGAGCTCGCTTTCGATCTATTATCGCTTGGCCCACGAAGAGGGCTTCCTGCCCGCGGTCCCGGAACTCGCCTTCGCGCCGGAAACTTGA
- a CDS encoding thioredoxin domain-containing protein, producing MPQHTNRLIHETSPYLLQHAHNPVDWHAWGPEALEKAKRENKILLISIGYSACHWCHVMERESFEDEEIAALMNERFVCIKVDREERPDVDQVYMNAVQLVSSQGGWPLNCFALPDGRPIYGGTYYRPAQWREVLLGLANLHAGDPAKVEQYAEKLTQGVRRQEWSGPAEAEAPMSLDDLRGLVAQWKPLFDRREGGANRAPKFPLPNNWQFLLRYARAAGDEEVRAQVLLTLDKMAFGGIYDHLGGGFARYATDGLWKVPHFEKMLYDNGQLLELYAEAYQAVGDPLYAQVVRETAAFVARELTAPEGAFYSALDADSEGEEGKYYVWAKEELESALAEDFPLFRDAYNINSIGFWEDGHYIPLRKARDRELAAAAGLPVEEWTRRMERSKAKLAGIRAQRVRPGLDDKSLTAWNAMMSKGYVAAYRALGEEAYLRAAEKNLGFILENGRRPDGGLHRSYKAGRWTINAFLEDYAFMAEALVELYQATFAEKWLTAARELADYALAHFLDPESGLCFFTSDLDAPLVARKFEVMDNVTPAGNSSLAKALHSLGTLLGDDRFLDRSAHMLAQVRGDMPAYVPGYSNWALLALRSATPFYEVVIAGPEAEARRREFDRHWLPDAVLAGSTGPSSLPLLEGRIDASRTRIFVCRGRVCDLPSETVAEALIRLGRS from the coding sequence ATGCCCCAGCACACCAACCGCCTCATCCACGAGACCAGCCCATACCTCCTCCAGCACGCGCATAACCCCGTGGATTGGCATGCCTGGGGCCCGGAGGCCTTGGAGAAGGCCAAGCGCGAGAACAAGATTCTGCTGATCAGCATCGGCTATTCGGCCTGCCATTGGTGCCACGTAATGGAACGCGAATCCTTCGAGGACGAGGAGATCGCCGCCCTCATGAACGAGCGCTTCGTTTGCATTAAGGTGGATCGCGAGGAGCGCCCCGACGTGGACCAAGTGTACATGAACGCGGTGCAATTGGTGAGCAGCCAAGGCGGATGGCCCCTGAATTGTTTCGCCCTCCCCGACGGCCGTCCCATCTATGGCGGGACCTATTACCGCCCGGCGCAATGGCGCGAGGTGCTGCTGGGCCTGGCGAACCTGCATGCGGGCGATCCGGCCAAGGTGGAGCAGTACGCCGAGAAACTGACCCAAGGCGTGCGGCGGCAGGAATGGTCCGGCCCTGCGGAGGCGGAGGCGCCCATGTCCCTGGACGATCTGCGCGGCCTGGTCGCGCAGTGGAAGCCGCTTTTCGATCGCCGCGAAGGCGGCGCCAATCGGGCGCCTAAGTTCCCCTTGCCGAACAATTGGCAATTCCTGCTGCGCTATGCGCGCGCCGCCGGGGACGAGGAGGTCAGGGCCCAGGTGCTTTTGACCTTGGACAAGATGGCCTTCGGCGGCATCTACGACCATCTAGGCGGAGGCTTCGCCCGTTATGCCACCGACGGCCTATGGAAGGTCCCGCATTTCGAGAAGATGCTGTACGACAACGGGCAATTGCTGGAGTTGTACGCGGAAGCCTACCAGGCGGTCGGCGATCCGCTCTATGCCCAGGTGGTCCGCGAAACCGCCGCCTTCGTGGCCCGGGAACTTACCGCCCCCGAAGGCGCGTTCTATTCGGCTCTGGACGCCGACAGCGAAGGGGAAGAGGGCAAGTATTACGTCTGGGCCAAGGAAGAACTCGAGAGCGCCTTGGCGGAAGACTTTCCCTTGTTCCGGGACGCGTATAACATCAACTCGATCGGGTTCTGGGAGGACGGCCATTATATCCCGTTGCGCAAAGCGCGGGATCGGGAACTGGCCGCGGCCGCGGGACTGCCCGTGGAAGAATGGACGCGGCGCATGGAGCGGTCCAAGGCAAAATTGGCGGGCATCCGCGCGCAACGCGTACGGCCCGGGCTCGACGATAAGAGCCTCACGGCTTGGAACGCCATGATGTCCAAGGGCTACGTGGCCGCCTATCGAGCCCTCGGCGAAGAAGCATACTTGCGGGCTGCGGAAAAGAACCTCGGCTTCATCCTGGAGAACGGCCGCCGCCCGGATGGCGGTCTGCACCGGTCCTATAAGGCCGGTCGTTGGACCATCAATGCCTTCCTGGAGGATTATGCCTTCATGGCCGAAGCCCTGGTGGAATTGTACCAGGCCACCTTCGCCGAGAAGTGGCTGACGGCGGCGCGCGAGTTGGCCGACTACGCCCTGGCGCATTTCCTGGATCCCGAATCGGGTCTATGCTTTTTCACCTCCGACCTCGATGCACCCCTGGTGGCGCGCAAGTTCGAGGTCATGGATAACGTGACTCCGGCGGGCAATTCCAGCCTGGCCAAAGCCCTGCATTCCCTGGGCACCTTGCTAGGCGATGATCGCTTCCTGGATCGATCGGCCCACATGCTCGCGCAAGTGCGAGGGGACATGCCCGCCTACGTCCCCGGCTATTCGAACTGGGCCCTCCTGGCCTTGCGCTCGGCGACCCCGTTCTACGAAGTCGTCATCGCGGGGCCGGAAGCGGAAGCGCGTCGGCGCGAGTTCGATCGGCATTGGCTTCCCGATGCGGTTCTGGCCGGTAGTACGGGTCCCAGCAGCCTTCCGCTCCTGGAAGGCCGCATCGATGCTTCGCGAACCCGCATCTTCGTCTGCCGCGGCCGCGTTTGCGATCTTCCCTCCGAAACCGTCGCCGAAGCCTTGATCCGCCTAGGCCGTTCCTGA
- a CDS encoding HU family DNA-binding protein: protein MNKQELVQTVLADGKSGIETKAAAERAVNAVLESIESGIKKDGVVQLIGFGTFTVKTRAARKGRNPSTGAEIKIKASKTVGFKAGVALKETAKKAKTK from the coding sequence ATGAACAAGCAAGAATTGGTACAGACGGTGCTCGCGGACGGCAAGAGCGGAATCGAGACCAAGGCCGCCGCCGAGCGCGCCGTCAACGCGGTGCTGGAAAGCATCGAGTCCGGCATCAAGAAGGATGGCGTGGTGCAATTGATCGGCTTCGGCACCTTCACCGTGAAGACCCGCGCCGCCCGCAAGGGCCGCAATCCCTCCACCGGCGCCGAGATCAAGATCAAGGCTTCCAAGACCGTGGGCTTCAAGGCCGGCGTGGCCCTGAAGGAAACCGCCAAGAAGGCGAAGACCAAGTAA
- a CDS encoding DUF167 domain-containing protein: MDSPGANDLDLRPDGSGCLLKVKVTPRGSSEAVLGIAEGALRIRLTAPPVEGAANAAARAFLSDLLGVPKRAVELARGQTARAKTFRIDGLAPDIVRARLAKSLPA; this comes from the coding sequence ATGGATTCGCCGGGAGCGAATGATTTGGACCTGCGTCCCGATGGCTCGGGCTGCCTCCTCAAGGTGAAGGTCACCCCGCGCGGATCGTCCGAGGCCGTGCTCGGCATCGCCGAAGGCGCCTTGCGCATCCGGCTTACGGCCCCGCCCGTGGAAGGCGCGGCCAATGCCGCTGCCCGGGCCTTCCTCTCCGATCTCCTCGGGGTTCCCAAGCGGGCGGTGGAATTGGCCCGCGGCCAGACGGCGCGCGCCAAGACCTTCCGCATCGACGGTCTCGCTCCCGATATCGTCCGGGCCCGGCTGGCGAAGTCCTTGCCCGCTTAA
- a CDS encoding DUF423 domain-containing protein, which produces MLWIRIAAALGFLGVALGAFGAHALKSRLSADMLEVWHTGVLYHLIHALALLALALYARAAASPAPITAPAIGFVVGIILFSGSLYALALTGFRPLGAITPFGGLSFLFAWGWIAVKGL; this is translated from the coding sequence ATGCTTTGGATCCGCATCGCGGCGGCGCTGGGATTCCTGGGGGTGGCCCTCGGGGCCTTCGGGGCCCATGCCTTGAAGTCCCGCCTCTCCGCCGATATGCTCGAGGTCTGGCATACGGGCGTGCTCTACCACTTGATACACGCCCTGGCCCTGCTGGCCCTCGCGCTGTATGCACGGGCCGCCGCTTCGCCCGCCCCGATTACCGCGCCGGCCATCGGCTTCGTAGTGGGCATTATCCTCTTCTCCGGTAGCCTGTACGCTCTGGCCCTGACGGGCTTCCGACCCTTGGGGGCGATTACCCCTTTCGGCGGCTTGTCCTTCCTTTTCGCCTGGGGTTGGATAGCCGTCAAAGGGCTCTGA
- a CDS encoding alpha/beta fold hydrolase, which yields MRVLLITGFALDKRAFIRLDLPPEFETFDLIPARRGESLRDYALRMAAEIGLRPGDIIGGVSLGGMLALEMARAIDVRGALIIASATHPRHIRKRFLWLWPIAPLMPDFIISRIFRLIPAVLALQKMLEPPDQALLADIMGHFPPALLRAMPPKIARWPGCRPPARFRHLHSTGDWLIRPAGDPQYLTLLKGGNHLITISHPREVREWLLRTVREFAAG from the coding sequence ATGCGCGTCTTACTGATCACCGGGTTCGCTTTGGATAAGCGCGCGTTCATTCGGCTCGATCTCCCTCCCGAATTCGAGACCTTCGATTTGATTCCCGCGCGACGGGGCGAGAGCCTACGCGACTACGCCTTGCGGATGGCGGCGGAAATCGGATTGCGGCCCGGCGACATCATCGGCGGCGTGTCATTAGGCGGCATGTTGGCCTTGGAGATGGCCCGGGCGATAGACGTGAGGGGGGCGCTCATCATCGCTTCCGCCACGCACCCGCGCCATATCCGCAAGCGCTTCCTATGGTTGTGGCCGATCGCCCCGCTCATGCCCGATTTCATCATCAGCCGGATATTCCGCCTGATCCCCGCCGTGTTGGCTTTGCAGAAGATGTTGGAACCTCCCGATCAGGCCCTGCTGGCCGACATCATGGGGCACTTCCCCCCCGCCCTGCTACGGGCCATGCCGCCGAAAATCGCGCGTTGGCCGGGATGCCGCCCGCCGGCGCGCTTCCGCCATCTCCACTCCACGGGCGATTGGCTGATCCGTCCCGCGGGCGATCCTCAATACCTGACCCTACTGAAGGGCGGCAACCACTTGATCACCATCTCCCATCCTCGCGAGGTGCGTGAGTGGCTGCTCCGAACGGTGCGGGAATTCGCGGCGGGATAA
- the acs gene encoding acetate--CoA ligase, which translates to MSANIDSVLNETRKFPAPEGFRKQAAISSWEEYRAMYDESVKDPEKFWAGVAGQLHWFKKWDRVRNWDNAPFAKWFEGGKTNLSYNCLDKHLAKHRNKAAILWEGEPTGERKVLTYGELHRQVCKFANVLKARGIKKGDTIALYMPMVPELAIAMLACARIGAVHSIIFGGFSAPAISDRVNDAQSKMVITADGGYRRGNVLRLKDTVDEALKTCPSVHSCVVVSRAKTQIQMQTGRDFWWHDLMGQADADCPAEELDSEHPLYILYTSGSTGKPKGILHTTGGYMVGTYLTTKYVFDLKEADTYWCTADIGWVTGHSYVVYGPLNTGATVLMYEGAPNAPANDRFWQIIERYRVTIFYTAPTAIRSFMKWGDDLPAKYDLSSLRLLGSVGEPINPEAWMWYHEVIGGKRCPIVDTWWQTETGAIMITPLPGITATKPGSATFPFFGVDVAVVNDKGEELGPNQGGFLVIRQPWPSMLRTLYGADDRYKEVYWNRFAKQGWYLAGDGAVKDAEGYIWILGRIDDVLNVSGHRLSTMEVESALVAHATVVEAAVVGFKHDMKGEGVAAFVILGQGAEKSKATSDALKAHVRNMIGPLAMPDQIHFTDALPKTRSGKIMRRLLRDVANGVDTKGDMTTLEDLTVLAKLRQDED; encoded by the coding sequence ATGTCCGCCAATATCGACAGCGTCCTGAACGAAACCCGCAAGTTCCCGGCCCCGGAAGGCTTCCGGAAGCAGGCCGCGATTTCCTCCTGGGAGGAATACCGGGCCATGTACGATGAGTCGGTAAAGGACCCGGAGAAATTCTGGGCCGGCGTCGCGGGGCAATTGCATTGGTTCAAGAAATGGGACCGGGTGCGCAATTGGGACAACGCCCCGTTCGCGAAATGGTTCGAGGGCGGCAAGACCAACCTCTCGTATAACTGCCTGGACAAGCACCTGGCGAAGCACCGCAACAAGGCCGCCATCCTGTGGGAAGGCGAGCCGACGGGCGAGCGTAAGGTGCTCACCTATGGCGAACTCCACCGCCAGGTTTGCAAGTTCGCCAACGTCCTAAAGGCCCGCGGGATCAAGAAGGGCGACACCATCGCCCTGTACATGCCCATGGTGCCCGAACTGGCCATCGCCATGCTGGCCTGCGCCCGCATCGGCGCGGTCCATTCCATCATCTTCGGCGGCTTCTCGGCGCCTGCCATCTCGGATCGCGTGAACGATGCGCAATCGAAAATGGTCATCACCGCCGATGGCGGCTATCGCCGCGGGAACGTGCTGCGCCTGAAGGACACGGTCGACGAAGCGCTCAAGACCTGCCCTTCGGTGCATAGCTGCGTGGTGGTGAGCCGCGCCAAGACGCAGATCCAAATGCAAACCGGGCGCGATTTCTGGTGGCACGATCTGATGGGACAAGCCGATGCCGATTGCCCGGCCGAAGAGCTGGATTCGGAGCATCCGCTGTACATCCTGTACACCTCGGGAAGCACCGGGAAGCCCAAGGGCATCTTGCACACCACCGGCGGCTACATGGTGGGAACCTATCTCACCACCAAGTACGTCTTCGACCTAAAGGAAGCGGACACCTATTGGTGCACGGCCGACATCGGTTGGGTCACCGGGCATAGCTACGTCGTCTATGGCCCGCTCAATACCGGCGCCACCGTGCTCATGTACGAGGGCGCGCCCAACGCTCCCGCCAACGACCGCTTCTGGCAAATCATCGAACGCTACCGCGTCACCATCTTCTACACCGCGCCCACCGCCATCCGTTCCTTCATGAAATGGGGCGACGACCTGCCCGCCAAATACGACTTGTCATCCTTAAGGCTGCTCGGTTCGGTGGGCGAACCCATCAATCCGGAAGCCTGGATGTGGTACCACGAGGTCATCGGCGGCAAGCGTTGCCCCATCGTGGATACCTGGTGGCAGACGGAAACCGGCGCCATCATGATCACGCCCTTGCCCGGCATCACCGCGACCAAACCAGGCTCGGCCACCTTCCCCTTCTTCGGGGTGGACGTCGCCGTGGTCAATGACAAGGGCGAAGAGCTAGGCCCGAATCAGGGCGGCTTCCTGGTCATCCGCCAACCCTGGCCCTCCATGCTGCGAACCTTGTACGGCGCCGACGATCGTTATAAGGAAGTCTACTGGAACCGGTTCGCCAAGCAAGGTTGGTACCTGGCCGGAGACGGCGCGGTCAAGGACGCCGAGGGCTACATCTGGATCCTGGGCCGCATCGACGACGTGCTGAACGTGTCGGGCCATCGCTTGTCGACCATGGAAGTGGAAAGCGCCCTGGTGGCGCATGCCACGGTCGTGGAAGCCGCCGTGGTAGGCTTCAAGCATGATATGAAGGGCGAAGGCGTGGCCGCCTTCGTGATCCTGGGCCAAGGCGCGGAGAAGAGCAAGGCGACCAGCGATGCCTTGAAAGCCCACGTCCGCAACATGATCGGGCCCTTGGCCATGCCCGATCAGATCCATTTCACCGATGCGCTTCCGAAAACCCGTTCGGGCAAGATCATGCGGCGCCTGCTGCGCGACGTGGCCAACGGCGTGGATACCAAGGGGGACATGACCACCTTGGAAGATCTCACCGTGCTCGCCAAGCTGCGGCAGGACGAGGACTGA
- a CDS encoding serine/threonine protein kinase has translation MGETFAGRYRVEKYLGLGALCNAYLCRDSGAGNREVVLKIMHARKAAESGLADSFLFLAASVAKYDHKGIARILETGRHEGQPYYTMEWVGGTPLRLWLMERLSFDTRVLPGLGLIASLLDTFETIHERGCYGCVKPENVFITLNGPVIMDFGVVGFLSPQEFEYNSYARRYLPYMAPELRQDWGNLLPQSDFYSIGALLYEVLAGRSPAPQLKLPSELSRAFGIEADEIILKAMAPRPLDRFATVEAFRQAVVSLQASLLAHPQDNGSILPASASPQAHPSLEITSDPTSVHNPDEDFEDPGTGTLRMPGTGTMPAGGDEPWMREASRSTEGPVFSAAEAGSPSARMEAGAEGGILSSFAQLGDRSLEDAHSKRRFAHGKGPLTIAEPEGDPGKVALGAGVKGMGQPGDDASPVPAWLWVVIALAGCCLVMLSAYFGFRGR, from the coding sequence ATGGGCGAAACCTTCGCCGGACGCTATCGCGTGGAGAAATACCTGGGTTTGGGCGCGCTCTGCAATGCCTATTTATGCCGCGACTCGGGAGCGGGCAACCGGGAAGTGGTCCTGAAGATCATGCATGCCCGCAAGGCCGCCGAATCCGGCCTCGCGGACAGCTTCCTGTTCTTGGCCGCCTCGGTCGCCAAGTACGATCATAAAGGCATCGCCCGCATCCTGGAGACGGGACGCCACGAAGGCCAGCCCTATTACACCATGGAATGGGTGGGCGGCACGCCCCTGCGCCTTTGGCTCATGGAACGTTTAAGCTTCGATACCCGCGTGCTGCCGGGCCTGGGCCTCATCGCCTCGCTCCTGGATACCTTCGAAACCATCCATGAACGCGGATGTTACGGCTGCGTCAAGCCCGAGAACGTCTTCATCACCCTGAACGGCCCGGTCATCATGGACTTCGGCGTGGTGGGTTTCCTGAGCCCGCAGGAGTTCGAATACAACTCCTATGCCCGCCGCTATCTGCCCTACATGGCGCCGGAGCTGCGGCAGGACTGGGGCAACCTGCTCCCGCAAAGCGATTTCTATTCCATCGGCGCCTTGTTGTACGAGGTCCTGGCCGGCCGTTCCCCCGCTCCGCAATTGAAGTTGCCCAGCGAACTCTCGCGCGCTTTCGGGATCGAGGCGGACGAAATCATCCTCAAGGCCATGGCCCCCCGGCCCCTCGATCGTTTCGCTACCGTCGAGGCGTTCCGCCAAGCGGTGGTTTCCCTGCAGGCTTCCCTGCTGGCCCATCCCCAGGATAACGGTTCCATCCTCCCGGCCTCGGCGTCGCCGCAAGCCCATCCTTCCTTGGAAATCACTTCCGATCCCACCTCCGTGCACAATCCGGACGAGGACTTCGAAGACCCGGGAACCGGCACCCTGCGGATGCCGGGAACCGGAACCATGCCGGCGGGCGGAGACGAACCCTGGATGCGGGAAGCCTCGCGATCCACGGAAGGCCCCGTCTTTTCCGCCGCCGAGGCCGGGTCCCCATCGGCCAGGATGGAAGCCGGCGCCGAAGGCGGAATCCTGTCGTCTTTCGCCCAACTCGGCGATCGGTCCTTGGAGGACGCGCATTCCAAGCGGCGCTTCGCCCATGGCAAGGGGCCGTTAACGATTGCCGAACCCGAGGGGGACCCCGGCAAAGTCGCGTTAGGAGCCGGCGTCAAAGGGATGGGGCAGCCAGGGGACGATGCGTCTCCGGTGCCCGCATGGCTCTGGGTCGTCATCGCCTTGGCCGGCTGCTGCCTGGTCATGCTCTCCGCGTATTTCGGTTTCCGCGGGCGCTGA